A region from the Cydia amplana chromosome 7, ilCydAmpl1.1, whole genome shotgun sequence genome encodes:
- the LOC134649535 gene encoding transient receptor potential channel pyrexia-like translates to MDSMLSDADPEAGMHDVDCVPLLPLSDSIRDILPKQYSTESLKGPSSFYRIDSARRTSDATEVYQCQRKYASENAIRPRFNTVTDVFTDEIRRLRERLDTRLHEAVIDQDISEIERLISNGASPAALDHSGLTPLHLCILHKLIKPFEALLQHKDSANVRDARGLSVLHVAVLHRWLPGVDAALAADADVTALCDASKPLLSHSLNCERYQHVSYEDFVLAFVQTPIQLATKVGDLAMLLKLLDVAERMGVVDCHNKKGQTPLYTAIMNGNLEAVEILIKKGASVDNVSKRRETALHIAVRKPVILKYLLDNTNCPSSFSEYGYAPIHKAAYCNKPESAKLLLNKFNNIELKTVSTKNNVKEEKSGCFTALHMAAKYFSNETGEVLLEMGANPNEVDDLGNTPLHVAAKTLNRTMSEILLRNGAVLSAKDQEGNSALRIIATKFHDALSFFELVFDEFVCTKGLYPMGTTVVCVNYEVLSRSSDSRQIKAIEEFVSCGLRKILLHPFIESLLYLKWRQLLPIFYVLMTAYALFLVSFNIFVVNVFYCKDNMLHANISESPSNRTKHSAELPWFEMFDKWYSLLLALIYVSIILLGLQESFYIYMKRLHYFDSLESWVKLAGLILAAVLPLTVHFVEMAAWQRHVACAALLLVWLQAMFLLSRFPGWGYYVLMFGKVAINMFKVFITSICLVVGFAFCFMIQFQSEPPFDGPISAVVKTLIMMSSEFDYEDLFGQAHDKQLQDSRTIVRLLFLVFVIFVAIVLVNFMIAVAVSDINNLNIAGNISRLEKQVELLSSLDVLVNCGPLSRMFKNKYGGKRYHKKMYNSIKANRTWFVECSSSVEMYPQVLPSALYRAIIDIARNKDERFMKSDVKNTSKTKLDAVYNAIIGGGFEIDTNDKEKEINTYWLRETILKQTEKINQLQCDILVIKEMLADMKANKNIGERISL, encoded by the exons ATGGATTCAATGCTATCAG ACGCCGACCCAGAAGCTGGTATGCATGATGTTGACTGCGTTCCTCTGCTGCCACTAAGTGATTCCATTCGAGATATTTTGCCGAAACAATACAGCACTGA GTCACTCAAAGGACCGTCGAGTTTCTACAGAATAGACAGTGCAAGACGCACCAGTGATGCAACAGAAGTTTACCAGTGCCAGAGAAAATACGCCTCTGAAAACGCAATTCGACCGCGCTTCAACACAGTCACCGATGTCTTTACTGACGAGATCCGCAG gCTTCGAGAGCGGTTAGATACCCGGTTACATGAGGCTGTTATTGATCAAGACATATCGGAAATTGAGCGTCTGATTTCGAATGGAGCTTCGCCCGCCGCGCTCGACCACTCCGGGTTGACACCTCTACATTTGTGTATActtcataaactaataaaacCATTCGAA GCGCTGTTACAACACAAAGATAGCGCCAACGTCAGAGATGCTCGTGGTCTATCAGTACTGCATGTGGCCGTGTTGCACCGCTGGCTGCCAGGCGTGGATGCTGCGCTGGCGGCCGACGCTGATGTTACAGCACTCTGTGATGCCAGCAAACCTTTATTATCCCACTCACTTAATTGCGAGAGATACCAGCATGTTTCTTATGAAGACTTCGTTCTtgca TTTGTACAAACACCAATCCAGTTAGCAACAAAAGTAGGGGATTTAGCCATGCTGTTAAAACTTTTAGATGTTGCTGAACGAATGGGAGTAGTAGACTGTCATAACAAAAAAGGTCAAACGCCCCTTTACACGGCCATTATGAATGGTAACTTAGAGGCTGTGGAAATTCTTATAAAAAAAGGAGCAAGCGTAGATAATGTCTCAAAAAGAAGAGAGACTGCTTTGCATATCGCTGTGCGTAAAcctgttattttaaaatatttgctgGATAACACAAATTGTCCAAGCTCCTTTAGTGAATACGGTTACGCACCAATTCATAAAGCTGCATATTGTAATAAACCAGAATCAGCGAAATTACTCCTGAACAAGTTTAATAATATTGAGTTAAAAACagtatcaacaaaaaataatgtgaaGGAGGAAAAATCAGGTTGCTTTACGGCTTTACACATGGCTGCAAAATATTTTAGCAATGAAACAGGCGAAGTTTTACTGGAAATGGGCGCTAACCCTAATGAAGTTGATGATCTTGGAAATACTCCTCTACATGTAGCAGCTAAAACTCTGAACAGGACTATGTCTGAGATACTTTTGCGCAATGGTGCAGTGCTGTCAGCTAAAGATCAGGAGGGAAATTCTGCATTACGAATAATAGCTACTAAATTTCATGATGCTCTTAGCTTTTTTGAATTGGTGTTTGACGAATTCGTCTGTACTAAAGGGTTATACCCCATGGGGACAACTGTAGTTTGTGTAAACTATGAAGTGCTTTCAAGAAGCAGTGATTCGAGACAGATAAAGGCTATAGAGGAATTTGTGAGCTGTGGCCTAAGAAAAATACTTTTGCATCCATTCATTGAAAGCTTATTATATTTGAAGTGGAGACAACTTTTGCCAATATTTTACGTCTTGATGACAGCATACGCATTATTTCttgtttcatttaatatttttgttgttaATGTTTTTTATTGTAAGGACAATATGTTGCACGCTAATATTAGCGAATCTCCTTCAAATCGGACAAAACATTCAGCCGAGCTACCTTGGTTTGAAATGTTCGACAAGTGGTACTCCCTTCTACTGGCATTGATATACGTTTCAATTATTTTGCTAGGTTTACAg GAATCTTTTTACATTTACATGAAAAGGCTACACTACTTTGATAGTCTGGAGTCATGGGTGAAACTGGCTGGTCTTATCCTGGCCGCCGTTCTTCCACTAACTGTGCATTTTGTGGAGATGGCAGCCTGGCAACGCCATGTCGCCTGTGCCGCGCTGTTGCTGGTCTGGCTTCAAGCGATGTTCTTGCTATCCCGATTTCCAGGGTGGGGTTATTACGTCCTTATGTTCGGAAAAGTCGCAATCAATATGTTTAAG GTATTCATCACGTCTATATGTTTAGTTGTTGGATTTGCTTTTTGTTTTATGATACAATTCCAATCTGAACCACCTTTTGATGGTCCGATATCTGCAGtcgtcaaaacattaattaTGATGTCTTCCGAGTTTGATTATGAAGACCTTTTTGGACAAGCCCATGATAAACAACTTCAGGACTCCAGAACAATCGTCCGATTGCTCTTTTTGGTATTTGTTATTTTCGTGGCAATAGTTCTGGTGAACTTTATGATAGCTGTGGCCGTCAGTGATATTAACAACTTGAACATAGCAGGAAATATTAGCAGGCTTGAGAAACAAGTGGAGTTACTTAGTTCTTTAGACGTTTTAGTTAACTGTGGACCATTGTCCAGAATGTTCAAAAATAAGTACGGTGGTAAAAGGTAtcacaaaaaaatgtataattcaATCAAGGCGAATAGGACGTGGTTTGTGGAGTGTTCGTCTTCGGTTGAAATGTACCCTCAGGTTCTTCCTTCAGCACTATACAGAGCTATCATAGATATAGCAAGAAATAAAGATGAACGTTTTATGAAAAGTGATGTAAAAAACACCTCGAAGACTAAACTAGATGCTGTGTATAACGCTATTATAGGCGGTGGATTTGAAATTGATACTAATGATAAAGAGAAGGAAATAAATACGTATTGGCTGCGGGAGACGATACTTAAACAGACCGAGAAGATAAATCAATTACAATGTGACATCCTTGTTATTAAAGAAATGTTGGCAGATATGAAAGCCAACAAAAATATAGGTGAAAGAATTAGCTTGTGA